Proteins encoded by one window of Microcebus murinus isolate Inina chromosome 2, M.murinus_Inina_mat1.0, whole genome shotgun sequence:
- the COL8A2 gene encoding collagen alpha-2(VIII) chain, whose product MRGALSPLSWLLLLLLLGCGPRASSGGGAAGYAPVKYMQPMQKGPVGPPFREGKGQYLEMPLPLLPMDLKGEPGPPGKPGPRGPPGPPGFPGKPGTGKPGLHGLPGPAGPPGFSRMGKAGPPGLPGKVGPPGQPGLRGEPGIRGDQGLRGPPGPPGLPGPSGITVPGKPGAQGVPGPPGFQGEPGPQGEPGPPGDRGLKGDNGVGQPGLPGPPGQGGAPGPPGLPGPAGLGKPGLDGLPGAPGDKGESGPPGVPGPSGEPGAVGPKGPPGVDGVGVPGAAGVPGPQGPAGAKGEPGTRGPPGLIGPTGYGMPGLPGPKGDRGPAGVPGLLGDRGEPGEDGEPGEQGPQGLGGPPGLPGSAGLPGRRGPPGPKGEAGPEGPAGVPGIRGDQGPSGLAGKPGLPGERGLPGAHGPPGPTGPKGEPGFTGRPGGPGVAGALGQKGDLGLPGQPGLRGPSGIPGLQGPAGPIGPQGLPGLKGEPGLPGPPGEGKVGEPGTAGPTGPPGVPGSPGLTGPPGPPGPPGPPGAPGALDETGIAGLHLPNGGVEGAVLGKGGKPQFGLGELSAHATPAFTAVLTSPFPASGMPVKFDRTLYNGHSGYNPATGIFTCPVGGVYYFAYHVHVKGTNVWVALYKNNVPATYTYDEYKKGYLDQASGGAVLQLRPNDQVWVQMPSDQANGLYSTEYIHSSFSGFLLCPT is encoded by the coding sequence CCTGAAAGGAGAGCCTGGCCCCCCAGGGAAGCCCGGGCCTCGGGGCCCCCCTGGCCCTCCTGGCTTCCCAGGAAAACCTGGCACTGGGAAGCCAGGGCTCCATGGGCTGCCTGGCCCTGCTGGCCCCCCTGGCTTCTCCCGGATGGGCAAGGCTGGTCCCCCAGGGCTCCCAGGCAAGGTCGGACCACCAGGGCAGCCCGGGCTTCGGGGGGAGCCAGGAATACGAGGGGATCAGGGCCTCCGGGGGCCCCCAgggcctcctggcctccctggccCTTCAGGCATTACTGTCCCTGGAAAACCAGGTGCTCAAGGGGTGCCTGGGCCCCCAGGATTCCAGGGGGAGCCAGGGCCCCAGGGGGAGCCTGGGCCGCCAGGCGATCGAGGCCTCAAGGGGGATAATGGAGTGGGCCAGCCAGGGCTGCCTGGGCCACCAGGACAGGGGGGTGCCCCGGgaccccctggcctccctggcccAGCTGGCTTAGGCAAACCTGGTTTGGATGGACTTCCTGGGGCCCCTGGAGACAAGGGTGAGTCTGGGCCTCCTGGGGTTCCGGGTCCCAGTGGGGAGCCAGGAGCTGTGGGCCCCAAAGGACCCCCTGGGGTAGATGGTGTGGGGGTACCAGGGGCAGCAGGGGTGCCAGGGCCACAGGGCCCAGCAGGGGCCAAAGGGGAGCCAGGGACCCGGGGTCCCCCTGGCCTGATAGGCCCCACTGGCTATGGGATGCCAGGACTGCCAGGCCCCAAGGGGGACAGGGGCCCAGCTGGGGTCCCAGGGCTCTTGGGGGACAGGGGTGAGCCAGGTGAGGATGGGGAGCCAGGGGAGCAGGGCCCACAGGGCCTTGGTGGCCCCCCTGGGCTTCCTGGGTCTGCAGGGCTCCCTGGTAGACGTGGGCCCCCTGGGCCTAAGGGGGAGGCAGGGCCTGAAGGCCCTGCAGGAGTGCCTGGCATTCGGGGTGACCAGGGGCCTAGTGGCCTGGCTGGGAAACCTGGGCTCCCAGGTGAGAGGGGACTTCCTGGGGCCCATGGGCCCCCTGGACCGACTGGGCCCAAAGGGGAGCCAGGTTTCACAGGCCGCCCTGGAGGACCAGGGGTGGCAGGGGCCCTGGGGCAGAAGGGTGACCTGGGACTCCCTGGGCAGCCTGGCCTGAGGGGTCCCTCGGGAATCCCAGGACTCCAGGGTCCCGCTGGCCCTATTGGGCCCCAGGGTCTGCCAGGCCTGAAGGGCGAACCAGGCCTGCCAGGGCCTCCTGGGGAGGGGAAAGTGGGGGAACCCGGCACGGCTGGGCCCACAGGGCCCCCTGGGGTCCCGGGCTCCCCAGGACTCACaggccctcctgggcctcccggCCCTCCTGGGCCCCCTGGTGCCCCTGGGGCCCTGGATGAGACTGGCATCGCAGGCCTGCACCTGCCCAACGGTGGCGTGGAGGGCGCCGTGCTGGGCAAGGGTGGCAAGCCGCAGTTCGGGCTGGGCGAGCTGTCAGCGCACGCCACCCCGGCCTTCACTGCCGTGCTCACCTCGCCCTTCCCCGCCTCGGGCATGCCTGTGAAATTTGACCGGACTCTCTACAACGGCCACAGCGGCTACAACCCAGCCACCGGCATCTTCACCTGCCCCGTGGGTGGTGTCTACTACTTCGCTTACCATGTGCACGTCAAGGGCACCAACGTGTGGGTGGCCCTGTACAAGAACAACGTGCCAGCCACCTACACCTACGACGAGTACAAGAAGGGCTACCTGGACCAGGCGTCTGGCGGGGCCGTGCTCCAGCTGCGGCCCAACGACCAGGTCTGGGTGCAGATGCCCTCGGACCAGGCCAACGGCCTCTACTCCACCGAGTACATCCACTCCTCCTTTTCGGGATTCTTGCTCTGCCCCACATAA